A genomic stretch from Pomacea canaliculata isolate SZHN2017 linkage group LG2, ASM307304v1, whole genome shotgun sequence includes:
- the LOC112556511 gene encoding zinc transporter ZIP12-like, which translates to MLGGIYFFFLLESIFVRCIKHTGSHGHSHSLEMIVPTKSPSDTAEEVNVQKQDDANKQRSDKALSVMIIMGDAVHNFADGLAIGAAFSSSVSVGIATSIAVFCHELPHELGDFAVLLRNGMSVKRALLWNFFSSLTAFIGLFVGLSVATSEEVQTWIFAITAGMFLYISLVDLLPQMVSDEVHNPVIFFTNNIGMLLGVFFMVIIAIFEERIRIS; encoded by the exons GtatctatttctttttcctgctggagTCTATTTTCGTGCGGTGCATCAAGCACACG GGGAGCCACGGGCACAGCCACTCTCTAGAAATGATTGTACCTACGAAATCCCCG agtgACACAGCAGAAGAGGTTAATGTCCAGAAACAAGACGATGCAAACAAGCAGCGGA GTGACAAGGCGCTGTCCGTGATGATCATTATGGGCGACGCAGTGCACAACTTCGCAGACGGGCTGGCCATTGGTGCCGCCTTCTCCTCCAGTGTGTCTGTCGGCATCGCCACCTCCATCGCCGTCTTCTGCCACGAGCTGCCGCACGAGCTGG GGGACTTTGCAGTGCTGCTGAGGAATGGCATGTCAGTCAAGAGGGCGCTGCTGTGGAACTTCTTCTCGTCTCTCACGGCTTTCATCGGCCTCTTCGTCGGTCTGAGCGTCGCCACCAGCGAGGAGGTGCAGACGTGGATCTTCGCCATCACCGCCGGCATGTTCCTCTACATCTCGCTTGTGGACCTG TTGCCGCAGATGGTGTCTGACGAGGTCCACAACCCAGTCATTTTCTTCACCAACAACATCGGCATGCTCCTCGGAGTTTTCTTCATGGTGATCATCGCCATCTTTGAGGAGCGCATCAGGATCAGctga